One window of the Niallia circulans genome contains the following:
- a CDS encoding Cof-type HAD-IIB family hydrolase: METNKIVFFDLDGTLLTSELTVSDSSIAAIKKLMENEIEPIIATGRTLMEIGYILEATGINSVVAMNGQYVVYKGTTIYENPLEVSVVKELHLDTIKNRHEMAFYNAEKICVTNEGSTLIRKNYERVGGKYPPINECLYNQEPVHLMLIFCEPDEEVYYQEKFPHFQFIRNSPYGCDIYPKGKSKATGIKYLLTHLNCSVENTYAFGDGLNDLEMFELVKYPVAMGNAFDIVKKSASYVTTSNDEDGIVNGLQLCGII; this comes from the coding sequence ATGGAAACGAACAAAATTGTATTTTTTGATTTAGACGGAACACTTCTGACGAGTGAGCTTACTGTGTCAGATAGTTCTATTGCGGCAATTAAAAAATTAATGGAAAACGAGATTGAGCCTATTATAGCTACAGGTAGAACATTAATGGAAATAGGATATATATTAGAAGCAACAGGTATTAATTCAGTAGTTGCTATGAATGGACAGTATGTAGTGTATAAAGGAACAACGATTTATGAAAATCCATTAGAAGTAAGTGTAGTAAAAGAACTTCATCTGGATACAATTAAAAATAGGCATGAAATGGCGTTCTATAATGCGGAAAAGATTTGTGTTACAAATGAGGGTTCTACTTTAATTAGGAAGAATTATGAAAGAGTAGGTGGGAAATATCCTCCTATAAATGAATGCTTGTACAATCAAGAACCCGTTCATTTAATGTTAATTTTTTGTGAACCGGATGAAGAAGTCTATTATCAGGAGAAGTTCCCACATTTTCAGTTTATAAGAAATTCACCTTATGGATGTGATATTTACCCCAAAGGAAAGTCAAAGGCAACGGGCATAAAGTATTTGTTAACTCATTTAAATTGTTCTGTTGAGAATACGTATGCATTTGGAGACGGATTAAATGATTTAGAAATGTTTGAGCTCGTTAAATATCCAGTTGCAATGGGAAACGCATTTGATATTGTGAAAAAATCAGCCAGCTATGTTACAACTAGTAACGATGAGGATGGTATTGTAAATGGATTGCAATTATGTGGAATCATTTGA